The genomic region GCATATCTTGGGTCTGCCTTGACATATACCTTGCTAAGGCGTGGAGTCTCGTCGTAGGTTCCATCGGGAAGAAGGCGACGGGGTGCTCGAGTTTCATCCCAGTCGTTGATAAGCGCCTCGTCACGGTCGACGAGTCGTGCGAGGTTGGAAATGGTGCGGGTAGCCTTTGCAGAATCCATAGTGTTGGTGGGGCTTCGCAAAGTGAAGTAGACTGAGACGGTTTTTGTTACTGCAAaaggctgctgttgatgaaaaGAGAGGTCTGTCGCAAGATTGCCAAAGGTTGGTCGTAGGTATAAGAGGTATCCAAAGTCTTGTAGTCAACGCCGTTATTGTTTTGTTGCGAGTTGATGAGGAATGGAGTGCATCTCTGGGGGGCAGACTAcgtacttatagaaatagagGCTGTAATGTTCAGAAGCAAATAATGAACAGCTACAATTGTTCGTGAGCAAGCGATGCAAAGTTCAACTACTTGGTAACCTGAAAAAGAGATTGGGTTATCTAGAACTGTAGTAATGTTGAGGGGTTACAAGCGCATGTTCAGTTGAACGTACTATCGTACCCACTATGATCATTACTCATTCTTGTTTAGGATTTTCAACTAATTGGCTCAGGATTAACCTTGATAAACCGCGAACAAAGGCAGAACAGCACACTTCTACATGCCATTACAACCCAGGTTCGTCTTCAACATTTGTGATCTGAAAATCATACCTAGATCAAAGATCTGCAGCAGTCCGGATTTCTTGAAATATATTTGACAATGAAGAAGTTTGATCTTGGAAATTCGCGTCGTTTTGGGCTTGTCATCCGCCGCGGGTGGCTTACATCTCTATGATGACATTACCCTCAACCGACTGGTTGTAGATGAGTGTCCTAAAGAGGAACTGAGTCTTTTGGACTAGATACAGAAACGGGGTACATATATTTGCGATTGTGCTTGCGGTCGTGTGTTCCATAAACACTTCAACACTGAATATGATATTGGGCGGCTCCTGACTCTCCTCCAGAGCAAGTAGGAACTATGCACCGCGAAAGATCCGGATCGCATCAGTGTCGTGATTTTGGATTGCAGAATGCCCATCATAAGTCCTTCAAGCAAATTGGCACGGTGCACCTATAACCTCTCTCCCAATCCTCCTTCAACCCCTACTGCGCCCCCAGTCTTTAACGTCAGTTGAGCATCGAGGTCCTCGCCTACTTCTACTGTCCCCAGCAATACATGTCATGGAAAAATAACGGATAGAACAAACATATCTACAGGAAGCTGAACCAATTCACCCCACCTTATTCCTTAGTAACCCTCTAGAAGGAaaattatagatattaaatatatatcaTTTTAACTTTTGATGATAATATATATTGgtacttatattaatacttagttatataaatctGAAACTACtacttattttatatatGAAGAATAATTAAAACCTTAAGAAGAACTTAAAAAATACACTAATTATGTATACTGTCAGCTGCCAGTTACTTAGCAAATAGAGCACAGCCCTATAGACAGCATAGCCCCGCAGATAACATGGCACAGCCCCCCCACAAACAGCATTGCACAGCCCTGTACTTCGAGTTAGctaaataccttataattatCAAGATTCTTACTagaacttaattattatcaAATTCAAGAACGCAGCATACCGTTTTTATAAGCACCTGTGCCAGGGACAAAAAGTTTACCTTGCCAGTCTActtattatctattttcAACATCGGTCACATATGGATACGCTGGCCCCCGATAGGCTTGTCCCACTCGATTCATCTCAAGACCCCGACCTCGAATGGATAGCATCGCCGGATCTCGCTGGTCCTGGGGTtagttcatcatcaactataACCAGCCGGACAGCTTCTTAACTGACTCCCTCCAAGGTTGTACTGAATTTTGGACTTACAGCGGCACTATCATTACTTGTTGCCGCCGGCTCCTACTTGCATGCCTACAGCggatcgtcatcatctcgcCTGGCTGGTAAACATGGCCCACTCCAACAAATGGGTGTCGCTCTGCTTGACCAGAGTGCTGTAACAACCACAGCTATAGCTCTATCATCATTGATATCCTGGGAATCATCTTCAGCATTTACACGAAAGTCCTGTCAACTCTACGTATCAATGGGCAATGTCTCTGCTCTTATGCTCATAATCGGGATCAACCCTACTAGCGCCAGACGCTATATCGTCGTTGCTTTGATGGCCCTGGAATCATTTGTCATTTCCATCCGTCTTACCTTGAGTAACGAATCTGTTTCCAGTGAGTTGATGTGGTTAGAGAGAGGAAATACGTGTCCACCCACTCGGGCTGATCGCATAATTGcgctgaagcctctttctGAATACTTAAGCCTTGCGAGCGATGCATTATGCATACTACTCGTGCTTTTGTCGGGGCTTGGTACCATCGCTCCCTTGGGACGCAAGATGGCCAGGATGATCCATTTTGCTTGCTTCGCGCATGGTCTTATTCGACTTGTCACAAATCTTTTTGCAATCAAGCAGCTCTTTACAAACTACAGACCGTACTTGCAAGACGATGTATCAATTTGGTCATTCGGCCAAATAATTCCTCTCGTAGGACTCGCGATACCTATATGGTCTTTTGTTGGTACGTATCCCGACCTTGTCGTTAAGTTACGGACCCTATTGCACTTCGTTTTCTTTAAAAGCATAGTTTTATAACAGCAAAGCATCACATCATTTCCCATTTCTGATGACCAGACGTCGTTATACCATATTTCATTATTGATTGCTAACTGTCAACTAGAGTCAAACACTCGTTTTCCTTCAACTgcgcaagatcaagacaGCTGTACACAGGAGGATCCGTCCGCATCATACACATTTAACTTGTTCCTTTCTATATCCCCTTTTGTCTACTTCTTTCGCAAAATCCCGCTGgtgttatttatatttagtctTATCATATTAGCATTTGGTCTCATAATTCTACCACGATGGTTCCAAGGAAGCAATCCCTCCGGTAATATATACTCCCCGTCTTAATATCAAATATCTCGAAATACTTATTGACAATCTATAGTAAGAAACATACGTCCAACAATGGCAAGAGCTTCATACTTGCGCAACCTTATTCATTATACTACATGGAGCAATGTCTCCCATGCCAGCCACGTACCATCATCACTTTTGGGTTTCATTCCCTGGCGGCTCCAGTGGAATAAAGAGAGCGCTGTTCCTCTAGGCTATCGACGAATAAGTTGGACATGTGTAAGTCTTttttccctcctcctctttctcCCGCTATATGCTCATCAGCATCGTAGTCATGTGGCCACAGTCTGGCAGCTAACTTCAGCAACTCTCATCCCCAAGCCTTGGAGGCCCTAGAATACCGTCTTCATGGTCTGAACAACCCCGACGCCACAGATGCTTCTCATCAATCACCCAACCCTTCTACTTCAAGGACACAAGTCACTCACCCAGTAACCTCCATTAACAGTGGGGAATCCCTAAGTCAGCCCCCtcagaggagggagaggcaACCAAATAACAACGGACGAGTCTCATCACGTCAAAATATCAGATCGTTAGATAATTATGAGATGGTTGGCGTACCTAAGTTTTTCGAACTCTGTGTGACTGTTGGAAAACACTCTGTTAGACTGGGCGAGATCAACATATCATCCGTTACAACAGATGGCCAGTTATTTAAAAAGATCTGGCATAGCTACCGAGAGATCAAGACATCAACCTTGGGAGCCACCATTAAAGGCTGGTTCTTTAAACCCAGCGACGTCTTTTTTGTTCATGTCAGTCCTTCTTGAAATTCCGAGCTATATCAACTAACCTTAGCTCTTAGTTTGGAGTCATGGGCAGGCATAGAGTGGGCATATACAGCAAACCAATGGAGATACCACCTGCCAAAGAAGTAGACGAGGGCCGATATCACTATTTCGAGTGTCCGATGCAGCCGCTCCCTCCCATGCCGGATCACATTTTCTTGCACTACTTAGAAGAGGCAAAACAAAAAACTGGTCGCCAAGATAACCCAGCTGCACATGCAGAAGATATTTTTCTCTCTCGGCTACCCAAGAAGCTAGGATCTAGCATCTTCACGAGTAGATCTGGTCTTACGTCTGGAATTACGTATGGCTGGGGTGTGCATATCGTCGAACGACCAAGCGGTTGGGCTAAGAGCATGCTTGGTATATTGAGCGCACTAATATGCATTGCTGTGTTTGCTATTACCTGGATCTGTGCTGATTTCGATAAAGCGATTGGCATAGGCCAATATATAACTGGAGTTCTAGCAATCATAAATGCCGCAGTTTACTTTGCCTTACAGGATTATAGCAGTCCGTTATCACGACGAGAGTAACCATTTATTCTTatctagataataattaatttttagctagctaatttttatttattataaaaactaaattatttaattcaGTTTAATAATtgttattaacttataattacAAAATATTAAATGCGATCGACTTACTGGTTCAACAATTTGTATACTGCGTGACAGTCGGCACTCGGCAGCTTATCAGAGTTCTGGCTATACGCGTTTCAGTGAGTTTGTTATCTGCCATACAATTCTAAACAAGAAAGCAAAACGCCATTTTTGTTTTTCCCTCCCAACCACCTCACCTTTCTTCTGTTTATGCGTTGGTAGTGTTTCTCGGGCGACCATCTCCGAGCTTCCGCCGATGCTCCCAGGCATCAAAACATCTCACCGATAGCACACTTCAACACAGCAAGTCGCCATGGCATCGCACAGACACCTCGGAAGTCTCCCGCATATTCTACCAAGGCTGTTAACTTACTCTGTTCGTTCAGTATCAGCCATTCCGAAATATCCGACTTCAGGGACTCGAAAGTCGTCTACTCAAGCGGTACCGAAACCAGATCATCATGCGCACACGACTCTCGAGCATCCGCTTACGTTTCAAACAACCGCATATGGCTTGATTGACCAGAATGTTaagattgaggaggagcaaATTCCCAGCTACGAAGCTTCGCGGTTTTATCCGGTCCAAATTGGAGAAGTTTTCCAGGGTAGATATCAAGCGGTGACGAAGCTGGGCTGTGggagctcatcaacaatatGGCTCGCCAGAGACTTACGGTAAGTGACTCTCGAAGGAAGAAACCGTTCATATCCAAACTCACCACCACGAGGTGCAGGGACAACAAGTATGTCGCCCTCAAAATCTACGTTCATACTTCCCGCAATCACCGAGAGATCCCTGTATACGAAAGCATGTCACCGATAC from Fusarium fujikuroi IMI 58289 draft genome, chromosome FFUJ_chr04 harbors:
- a CDS encoding uncharacterized protein (reviewed:yes 1), coding for MDTLAPDRLVPLDSSQDPDLEWIASPDLAGPGVVLNFGLTAALSLLVAAGSYLHAYSGSSSSRLAGKHGPLQQMGVALLDQSAVTTTAIALSSLISWESSSAFTRKSCQLYVSMGNVSALMLIIGINPTSARRYIVVALMALESFVISIRLTLSNESVSSELMWLERGNTCPPTRADRIIALKPLSEYLSLASDALCILLVLLSGLGTIAPLGRKMARMIHFACFAHGLIRLVTNLFAIKQLFTNYRPYLQDDVSIWSFGQIIPLVGLAIPIWSFVVRNIRPTMARASYLRNLIHYTTWSNVSHASHVPSSLLGFIPWRLQWNKESAVPLGYRRISWTCSCGHSLAANFSNSHPQALEALEYRLHGLNNPDATDASHQSPNPSTSRTQVTHPVTSINSGESLSQPPQRRERQPNNNGRVSSRQNIRSLDNYEMVGVPKFFELCVTVGKHSVRLGEINISSVTTDGQLFKKIWHSYREIKTSTLGATIKGWFFKPSDVFFVHFGVMGRHRVGIYSKPMEIPPAKEVDEGRYHYFECPMQPLPPMPDHIFLHYLEEAKQKTGRQDNPAAHAEDIFLSRLPKKLGSSIFTSRSGLTSGITYGWGVHIVERPSGWAKSMLGILSALICIAVFAITWICADFDKAIGIGQYITGVLAIINAAVYFALQDYSSPLSRRE